AAGTGCCCATGGAACTTTTAAATGAGAAACAGGATGCAGATGGTGCCATAAAACACCGACCAGTGATTGAAAAATCAGATGTGGGGGTTAAGGTTAAAGTGGGAGAAGTACCTCACCCCATGGAGGAAAATCACCACATAGAATGGGTGGAACTGGCCACAGCCAACCAGGTATTCATACAATTTTTAAAGCCAGGTGACCAGCCCGAGGCAGAATTCCCAGTAGATCTAGAAACCGGTCTTAAAGCCCGGAGTTACTGCAATATCCACGGATTATGGAAATCATAACTGTGGAATAATAACCATTTACTCATTTTTTCCATTTTTTTATATTTACCATTAATTCAAATCATTTATTCCAATTCATAATTCAAAACTATTAATAAGGAATTCAGTACTATTCAATTTATATTCCAGTTAATTTAGAGAATGTTTAAATCATATTCCCATTGATTGTCTCATATTCAAAATTATCTCAACTATCCGATGGGATATTTAAGATATATAAAAACTAATTATGGGATATTTAAGATACATCACAGCTAATTATGGGATACTTAAGTTATATTCCAACTAATCTATAAGACATTACAAAATTATATTCTAATGGGATATTCAAACTTTTAACAGTCAAATATTTCAAGTAATCCATACATAATAGATTTATAATTAAATTTCATGGAGTTTATAAGTAAATTTGTGGTGTAAATAAATTTAAATAATGCAGGTGTGTTATGCGTAAAATAATTCTTATCTTTGCATTGGTAATGGTAACTGTTTCCTTATCTGGATGTTTAGACACTCAGGTGGCCCAGATAGAGCAATTAACTGATACTATTAACGATCACATCATCTCTGGGGATGCTTACTTCAACCAGGCCGCTACCAGCACCAACAACTACCAGTACGAAACAGCACAGTCACAGGTGAATAACGCATCATCTGATTTTAACCTGGCACGATCATCCACCCAGGAGGCATTAATATATGCCAAAAACCTCCAGGACCAGGTTTACATCAACTACCTGCAGATAACCCTCCAGGAATTGGATGCCAAGATCAATGCCACCAATGAGCTGAAGGTAGCAATACCACTGTTCTCCAGGAATGACACCAGAACTGGTAATACACACGTTGATCTGGCCAATGGATACATGGAC
This window of the Methanobacterium formicicum DSM 3637 genome carries:
- a CDS encoding desulfoferrodoxin — protein: MTEKGQIYRCDICGNIVNVFCEGAGKLVCCEVPMELLNEKQDADGAIKHRPVIEKSDVGVKVKVGEVPHPMEENHHIEWVELATANQVFIQFLKPGDQPEAEFPVDLETGLKARSYCNIHGLWKS